The following proteins are encoded in a genomic region of Bosea beijingensis:
- a CDS encoding DUF2934 domain-containing protein has translation MKQDDKTQHEIRKIAYGLWIKDGQPEGRDREHWEAAKEIWAFRSHNHVLDESDDSAAGTAKKSRQASSAN, from the coding sequence ATGAAGCAGGACGACAAGACCCAGCACGAAATCCGGAAGATTGCCTACGGGCTCTGGATCAAGGACGGCCAGCCCGAGGGCCGCGACCGCGAGCACTGGGAAGCCGCCAAGGAAATCTGGGCCTTCCGCAGCCACAACCACGTCCTCGACGAATCCGACGATTCCGCCGCCGGAACGGCGAAAAAATCCCGCCAGGCCTCAAGCGCGAACTGA
- a CDS encoding bile acid:sodium symporter family protein — translation MIRRTLARFGIDPYLIALMATVAIAAVFPAHGEGAVIANDAVSIAVALLFFLYGARLSPAAVWEGLLHWRLQSLVFASTYVLFPILGLVLARVFAGVLPSELIAGLIFVCILPSTVQSSIAFTSIARGNVAAALCSASVSNLFGMVLTPLLVVLLLDSKGGGFSTRAVESIALQLLLPFLVGQLLRRLIGPFLQRHKAPISLVDRGSILLVVYAAFSEGMVAGIWSQVTLADLGLVIALDVALLAAVLAITTFASRRLGFSKEDEIAIVFCGSKKSMASGIPMANILFPGQALGLIVLPLMLFHQAQLFACAVLAQRYARRPLQPKTETTGEAEMATAKA, via the coding sequence ATGATCCGCCGCACCCTCGCCCGCTTCGGCATCGATCCCTACCTGATCGCTTTGATGGCGACCGTCGCGATCGCGGCCGTGTTCCCGGCGCATGGCGAAGGCGCGGTGATCGCCAATGACGCCGTCTCGATCGCCGTCGCGCTGCTGTTCTTCCTCTATGGCGCGAGGCTGTCGCCGGCTGCGGTCTGGGAAGGTCTGCTGCATTGGCGCCTGCAATCGCTGGTCTTCGCCAGCACCTATGTGTTGTTTCCGATCCTCGGCCTTGTGCTTGCTCGTGTCTTCGCCGGCGTCCTGCCATCGGAACTGATCGCCGGGCTGATCTTCGTCTGCATCCTGCCCTCGACCGTGCAATCCTCGATCGCCTTCACCTCGATCGCGCGCGGCAATGTCGCGGCGGCCCTGTGCAGCGCCTCGGTCTCCAACCTCTTCGGGATGGTGCTGACGCCGCTGCTGGTCGTGCTGCTGCTCGATTCGAAAGGCGGCGGCTTCAGCACGCGCGCCGTCGAAAGCATCGCCCTGCAATTGCTGCTGCCCTTCCTCGTCGGGCAATTGCTGCGCCGCTTGATCGGGCCGTTCCTGCAACGCCACAAGGCGCCGATCTCGCTGGTCGATCGCGGCTCGATCCTGCTCGTCGTCTACGCCGCCTTCAGCGAGGGCATGGTCGCCGGCATCTGGTCGCAGGTCACGCTCGCCGATCTCGGCCTCGTCATCGCACTCGATGTCGCTCTGCTCGCCGCTGTGCTGGCGATCACGACCTTCGCCAGCCGGCGCCTCGGCTTCTCGAAGGAGGACGAGATCGCCATCGTCTTCTGCGGCTCGAAGAAGAGCATGGCGAGCGGCATCCCGATGGCGAATATCCTGTTCCCCGGCCAGGCGCTCGGCCTGATCGTGCTGCCGCTGATGCTGTTCCACCAGGCTCAGCTCTTCGCCTGCGCGGTTCTGGCCCAGCGCTATGCCCGCCGTCCTCTCCAGCCGAAAACCGAAACGACCGGCGAAGCGGAGATGGCCACAGCAAAGGCCTGA
- a CDS encoding LysR family transcriptional regulator: protein MMSTNSDPKPLDPILMQSFLKVCETLSFTEAARQLGLRQSSVSQHVARLEKRLGRRLLERDTHGVRPTPDADAILPFARQALEAGQRIERYLAGSTLRGRLRLGVSEDFAYTALPEILAAFAMQHHAIDLELTVGLSGLLYEQYDAGDLDLIFAKRRKGDARGEVAWQERLVWAGRPGARLAEQPVVPLVLYPPPSITRVHAIETLERAGRAWRVACTSGSLAGLRAATVAGLGITAHSARLIPQGLAEVEPREALPPLGTIEFVVIGGQSHQAAARALADSILSSAGRLMPEAPRRSGRG from the coding sequence ATGATGAGCACCAATTCCGATCCGAAGCCCCTCGATCCGATCCTCATGCAAAGCTTCCTGAAGGTCTGCGAGACGCTGAGTTTCACCGAGGCTGCTCGCCAGCTCGGTCTGCGCCAATCCTCGGTGAGCCAGCATGTCGCGCGGCTGGAGAAGCGCCTGGGCCGGCGCCTGCTGGAGCGCGACACCCATGGCGTGCGGCCGACGCCGGATGCGGACGCGATCCTGCCCTTCGCCCGGCAGGCGCTCGAAGCGGGGCAAAGAATCGAGCGCTATCTTGCGGGATCGACCCTGCGCGGGCGGCTCAGGCTCGGGGTCTCCGAGGATTTCGCCTATACGGCGCTGCCGGAGATCCTGGCTGCCTTCGCCATGCAGCATCATGCGATCGATCTGGAATTGACGGTCGGCCTCAGCGGCCTGCTCTACGAGCAATATGACGCGGGCGACCTCGACCTGATCTTCGCCAAGCGGCGCAAGGGCGATGCGCGCGGCGAGGTCGCCTGGCAGGAGCGCCTCGTCTGGGCCGGGCGACCCGGCGCGCGGCTGGCCGAGCAGCCGGTCGTGCCGCTCGTGCTCTATCCGCCGCCGAGCATCACGCGCGTCCATGCAATCGAGACGCTGGAGCGGGCGGGCCGGGCCTGGCGCGTCGCCTGCACCAGCGGCAGCCTTGCGGGCCTGCGCGCGGCGACGGTGGCGGGGCTCGGCATCACCGCGCATTCGGCCCGCCTGATCCCGCAGGGCCTCGCCGAGGTCGAGCCGCGCGAGGCGCTGCCGCCGCTGGGCACGATCGAGTTCGTCGTCATCGGTGGGCAGTCGCATCAGGCCGCGGCGCGGGCACTGGCCGACAGCATTCTTTCGAGCGCCGGGCGCCTCATGCCGGAGGCACCGCGCCGCAGCGGGCGCGGCTAG
- a CDS encoding MacB family efflux pump subunit, translating to MGKPLIRLAGVRRDFGEGEAAVAALDGADLVIEAGEMVAIVGQSGSGKSTLMNIIGCLDRPTGGSYEIDGRPTRDLDPDELARLRREYFGFVFQRYHLLSELTALANVEVPAIYAGVPPGPRQSRAAKLLERLGLASRATHRPSELSGGQQQRVSVARALMNGARVLLADEPTGALDRKSGEEMLALIEELNREGHTVILVTHDMNVAARAHRIIELSDGRIIDDRGTAPRSEAVPPPSPVPAPAGRVRAGFGRLKEAFGMAVRAMAAHKLRTTLTMLGIVIGIAAVVSVVALGEGAKQNVLQNISGLGTNTLEIFPGASFGDTRSGRVKTLTVLDAQVLAGQPYAASVTPTVTTSATIRLGNVEATAQVNGVSERYFDVRGSVLTRGSFFTAEDVRTLAQDVVIDENALGVLFPNGTANPIGTVILIGAVPCRIVGVMRQQQGGFGGSQNPQVFLPYSSVQGRFLGDLSLRSITLRVDDDTPMAAAQEAVTELLTHRHRAKDFFIFNQDEIRNTITATTQTLTLMISSIAVISLLVGGIGVMNIMLVSVIERTGEIGLRMAVGARRSDIMQQFLIEASLVCFIGGALGIGLALAIGYGFEASGAQMRFIYSGEAFAVAIACSTLIGLTFGFLPARNAAKLDPVAALARD from the coding sequence ATGGGCAAGCCGCTCATCCGCCTCGCTGGCGTCCGGCGCGATTTCGGCGAGGGCGAGGCCGCGGTCGCGGCGCTCGACGGTGCCGACCTCGTCATCGAGGCCGGCGAGATGGTCGCGATCGTCGGCCAGTCCGGCTCCGGCAAGTCGACGCTGATGAACATCATCGGCTGCCTCGACCGGCCGACCGGCGGCAGCTACGAGATCGACGGTCGTCCGACCCGCGACCTCGACCCGGATGAACTCGCCCGGCTCCGGCGCGAGTATTTCGGCTTCGTGTTCCAGCGCTATCACCTGCTCTCCGAGCTGACGGCACTCGCCAATGTCGAGGTGCCCGCGATCTATGCCGGCGTGCCGCCCGGCCCACGCCAGAGCCGCGCCGCGAAGCTGCTGGAGCGCCTGGGCCTGGCCTCGCGCGCGACGCACCGCCCCTCGGAACTCTCAGGCGGCCAGCAGCAGCGCGTCTCGGTGGCGCGCGCCCTGATGAACGGCGCCCGCGTCCTCCTCGCCGACGAGCCGACCGGTGCGCTCGACCGCAAGAGTGGCGAGGAGATGCTGGCCCTGATCGAGGAACTGAACCGCGAGGGCCATACCGTCATCCTCGTCACCCACGACATGAATGTCGCGGCGCGCGCCCATCGCATCATCGAGCTCAGCGACGGCCGGATCATCGACGACCGCGGCACTGCGCCACGCTCGGAAGCCGTGCCGCCGCCCTCCCCCGTGCCAGCCCCGGCGGGCCGCGTGCGCGCCGGCTTCGGCCGGCTCAAGGAGGCCTTCGGCATGGCCGTGCGCGCCATGGCCGCCCATAAGCTGCGCACGACGCTCACCATGCTCGGCATCGTCATCGGCATCGCCGCCGTGGTCAGCGTCGTCGCGCTCGGCGAAGGCGCCAAGCAGAACGTGCTCCAGAACATCTCGGGCCTCGGCACCAACACGCTGGAGATCTTCCCCGGGGCAAGCTTCGGCGACACACGCTCCGGACGGGTCAAGACGCTGACCGTGCTCGACGCGCAGGTGCTGGCCGGCCAGCCCTATGCCGCAAGCGTGACGCCGACCGTGACCACGAGCGCAACGATCCGGCTCGGCAATGTCGAGGCGACGGCGCAGGTCAACGGGGTCAGCGAGCGCTATTTCGACGTGCGCGGCAGCGTGCTGACGCGCGGCTCCTTCTTCACCGCCGAGGATGTCCGCACGCTGGCACAGGACGTCGTCATCGACGAGAACGCGCTCGGCGTGCTCTTCCCGAACGGCACCGCCAACCCGATCGGCACGGTCATCCTGATCGGCGCCGTGCCCTGCCGCATCGTCGGCGTGATGCGCCAGCAGCAGGGCGGCTTCGGCGGCAGTCAGAACCCGCAGGTCTTCCTGCCCTACAGCTCGGTGCAGGGCCGCTTCCTCGGCGACCTCTCGCTGCGCTCGATCACGCTGCGCGTCGACGACGACACACCGATGGCGGCGGCGCAGGAGGCGGTGACGGAGCTCCTGACCCATCGCCACCGCGCCAAGGACTTTTTCATCTTCAATCAGGACGAGATCCGCAACACCATCACCGCGACCACGCAGACGCTGACGCTGATGATCTCCTCGATCGCCGTCATCTCGCTCCTGGTCGGCGGCATCGGCGTGATGAACATCATGCTGGTCTCGGTGATCGAGCGCACCGGCGAGATCGGCCTGCGCATGGCGGTCGGCGCGCGCCGCAGCGACATCATGCAGCAATTCCTGATCGAGGCCTCGCTGGTCTGCTTCATCGGCGGCGCGCTCGGCATCGGGCTGGCGCTCGCCATCGGCTACGGCTTCGAGGCCTCGGGCGCGCAGATGAGGTTCATCTATTCCGGCGAGGCCTTCGCCGTCGCGATCGCCTGTTCCACCCTGATCGGCCTGACCTTCGGCTTCCTGCCGGCCCGCAACGCCGCGAAGCTCGATCCGGTCGCGGCGTTGGCGCGCGACTAG